The region GCCCAACACGGCTTCACGCCCGTCAATAATGCGGTGGTCATAGCTCAGAGCAAAATAGTTCATGGGACGCACCACTACCTGACCGTTTTCCACCATCGCACGGTCTTTGGTCGCATGTACGCCCAAAATCGCACTTTGTGGCGGGTTAATGATGGGGGTGGACATCATCGAACCGAAAGTACCACCATTGCTGATGGAGAACGTACCACCGGTCATTTCTTCCATACCCAGCTTGCCGTCACGTGCCTTGGCACCAAACTCAGCGATCTTCTTCTCGATGTCAGCAAAACTCATCTGATCTGCATTGCGCAAAATCGGTACCACCAGACCACGCGGAGAACCCACGGCGATACCAATGTCAAAATAACCGTGATAGACGATGTCGTTACCATCCACTGACGCATTAAGAACCGGGAATTTCTTCAAGGCATGCACGGCAGCCTTGACAAAGAAACTCATGAAGCCAAGCTTGACACCGTGCTCCTTTTCAAAACGATCTTGCATCCGCTTGCGCATGTCCATCACAGGGGCCATGTTGATCTCGTTGAACGTGGTCAATATGGCGTTGGTAGACTGCGATTGCAACAGACGCTCGGCCACACGAGCACGTAAACGTGTCATAGGTACACGTTGTTCTGGGCGTCCCGCCAATTGCTCAGCCAAGCGCCCCACAGGCGCTGCTACTTGAGGCAACAATGGGGCTGCAGCCCTTGCCGGAACTGCAGGAGCAGCTACAACTTTAGGTGCAACCACAGCAGCCAGGACATCACCCTTGGTCACGCGACCATCTTTACCAGAACCTGGCACAGATCCAGCTGCCAGGTTGTTATCGGCCATCAATTTGGCCGCAGCAGGCATGGCAACACCAGCCATGCTGTTTCCAGCAGCAGCTGCAACAGACGCAGCCACAACGGGTGCGGCAGCGACTGACGCAGGAGCAGGGGCCGATGCAGCAGCACCAGCGACGGCTTCGGTGTCTATACGAGCAATCAGTTGGTCCGCTGCAACAGTACTGCCATCTGGCTGCACAATTTCAACGATCACACCGGCCGAGGGTGCTGGCACTTCCAGTACCACCTTGTCAGTTTCCACATCAATCAGGATTTCATCCACAGCGACAGCGTCGCCAACCTTTTTCTTCCACTGCAACAAAGTGGCTTCTGCCACAGATTCCGACAGTTGCGGGACTTTGACTTCTACGATTGCCATAAAAATTCTTTCAAAAATAATCTTGAGGGGGTTTGCGGTAGGTAAACCAACCACCGCAAAAGATGCATTCAGTGGGTAGTTTTATTTCGTGAGAACAAAACCCTTGAGCTTGCCAAAAGCACCATCAACCAATGCCTTTTGCTGCTCCTGGTGCAGGTGTGAATAACCCACCGCCGGTGAAGCTGAAGCTGCCCGACCGGAATAACCCAGCTTTTGCCCTTCAAGCATGTTCTCGTGAATGTAGTGTTGCACAAAGAACCAGGCACCCTGGTTTTGTGGCTCGTCTTGTGTCCAAACCACTTCGGTGGCATTGGGGTATTTTTTGAGCTCAGCTGCAAAGGCTTTGTGCGGGAATGGATAGAGCTGCTCCACTCGCAAAATCGCTACATCGTCCAAGCCTTTTTCTTCACGCTTCTTGGACAGGTCATAGAACACCTTGCCAGAACACACAACCACCCGCTTAACCTTCTCAGCCTTGAGTGCCTTGTTATCAGGAATGATCGTCTGGAAGCTGCCTTTAGTGAACTCAGACAAAGGCGATGCGGCATCCTTGTGGCGAAGCAAAGACTTGGGTGTGAAAATTACCAACGGTTTGCGCAGGTTACGCACCATTTGACGACGCAACACGTGGAAGATCTGGCTGGCTGTGGTGGGCTGTACCAATTGCATGTTGGTGTCGGCTGCCAATTGCATAAAGCGCTCCACGCGGGCAGAAGAGTGCTCTGGGCCTTGGCCTTCATAGCCATGCGGAAGCATCATGGTCAAGCCGTTGACACGGCCCCACTTCACTTCACCTGAAGCAATAAACTGGTCAATCACCACTTGGGCACCATTGGCGAAATCGCCAAACTGTGCTTCCCAAATCACCAGGGTGTTGGGATCATTGGAGGCATAACCGTATTCAAAACCAAGCACAGCTTCTTCGGACAAGATGGAGTCAATCACCACAAAGGGTGCCTGATTCTCTGCAACGTTTTGCAACGCTACATAGGTGCCCACATCCCATTTTTCACGGCTTTGATCATGAATGACTGCGTGACGATGGGTAAACGTACCACGACCACAGTCCTCACCAGACAGACGCACGGGGTAACCACTGGCCACCAACGAGGCAAAAGCCATGTGCTCACCCATACCCCAATCCACCGGGATATCGCCGCGGCCCATAGCAGCACGGTCGTCATAGACCTTTTTCACCAGTGGATGTGGATTGACACTGGCCGGAATCGTCGTGATCTTGTCAGCCAAGCGCTTCCACTCAGCCATTGGAATGGAGGTATCTCCCGCATCGGTCCATTTTTTCCCAAGGAAAGGCGTCCAATCCACCGCATATTTGCTCTTGAAATTGGTCAGGACAGGGTCCACCGTATGGCGGCCCGCATCCATGGCGGCACGGTAAGCTTTCACCATGTCATCACCCAAAGTCGCACCCAGACCCTGGGCGGCCAGTTTGTCGGCATACAGTCGGCGGGTACCGGGATGCTGGGCAATCTTTTTGTACATCAGCGGCTGAGTCAGCGCTGGGGTATCTTGTTCGTTATGACCCAGTTTGCGGAAGCAAATAATGTCCAACACCACGTCCTTGCGGAACTCCATGCGGTATTCCAGCGCCCACTGCATGGCCATAACGACGGCCTCGGGATCATCACCATTCACGTGCATCACCGGAGCCTCTACACCCTTGACGATGTCGGTGCAATACAGCGTGGAACGGTAGTCACGTGGGTCAGATGTGGTGAAACCAATCTGGTTGTTAATGATGATGTGTACCGTACCAGCCGTGGTGTAACCACGGGTTTGTGCCAATGCCAAGGTCTCCTGATTAACCCCTTGCCCAGCAAAAGCTGCATCACCATGCACCAGCACGGGCAAGACCTGACGACCCGTTGGATCAGCGCGACGGTCCATACGGGCGCGCACCGAGCCCTCAACGACCGGGTTCACAATTTCAAGATGTGAAGGATTAAACGCCAAACTCAAGTGCACCGGGCCACCAGGGGAGGTTACATCCGAGCTGAAACCCTGATGGTATTTCACATCACCTGCGGGCAAATCTTCCGGAGCTGTATGGTCAAACTCGGCAAACAAATCTGCTGGCATCTTGCCCAATGTGTTCACCAGCACGTTCAGTCGACCACGGTGAGCCATACCGATCACAATTTCTTGCACACCCAAACCACCAGCTTGCTGAATCAATTGATCCATGGCGGCAATAAAACTTTCGCCACCTTCCAATGAAAAACGCTTCTGACCCACATATTTTGTGTGCAAGAAGCGCTCAAGCCCCTCAGAGGCGGTCAGGCGGTCAAGAATGTGTTTTTTCTGATCAGCATTGAAATTCGGCTTGCTGCGCACACTTTCAAGTTTTTGTTGCCACCAGCGTTTTTGCGTCTGATCCGTCAGGTACATGTATTCAGCACCAATGGTGCTGCAATAAGTTTCACGCAAGGCGTTCAACAACTCACGCAAAGGCATCTTGTCTTTGCCAAAGAACGTATTGCTGGTGTCGAACACGATTTCCTGGTCAGCGTCTTTGAACCCATAGAACGAGGGATCGAGCTCAGGAATGTTAGGACGCTCAGTGCGCTTTAATGGATCCAGATCAGCCCAGCTGGCACCAACATTGCGGTAAGCAGCTATGAGCTGCTGTACAGAGGTACGCTTGCGACCCATCTCTGCATCCACACTGGCCACCACAACTTTGGTACCACCCGCCTTGGCACGTTGTGCAAAAGCATCGATGACGGGTTGGTGGGGAACGTCTTTGGCATTGCTGCCGTCCACGGCGGGCACGTGCTGCAAGGCATCAAAGTAATCGCGCCAAGTGTCTGGCACGCTGCCCGGATTGGCTAGGTAGTTTTCGTACATCTCTTCGACGTACGGGGCGTTCCCACCAAAAAGGTAGGTATTCGCCTGGTAGGCTTGATAAACCGTGTTTGTCTCACTCATGTTTCGCTGACTTTCATTTCCCTTGGGGAAACTTTAGCTGGTTAAAGCTGATGGTTGATTAACCTCCCGCGTCACGGCTTGACCGTTTGGCGGATGCGACAGTGGCGTTGGAAGGGCCGATTGCAAAAAGAATTGTGCCATCAGAAAGCAGCACAATTCTTACAAGAAAAATTTAACCTCAAAATTATCTGGCGCTTACCAAATCCTTGATTTGTTGCAAAGCTGCCGGATCATCCATCGTAGTCAAGTCGCCAGGGTCACGACCTTCGCACACGGCAGTGATGGCACGCCGTAAACATTTGCCACTGCGTGTTTTCGGCAACACGGTGACAAAACGCACGCGTGCCGGACGCGCCACAGCACCCAGGTCACGGTCAACCAGTTTGAATATTTCCGCTTCCAGTTTAAGTGCACTGGTTTCGTCTGCCACAAGACTGGCATCCTTAACCACGGCAAACGCCATCGCCACCTGACCTTTCAGCTGATCGGCTACCCCAACCACAGCCACCTCCGCAATGTTCGGATGTGCAGCAATACTCTCTTCAATTTCACGGGTGCCCAAGCGATGCCCCGCCACATTGATCACGTCATCGGTACGTCCGAGAATGAAATAATAGCCATCGGCATCACGTACACCCCAATCAAAAGTGCTGTACACCAGCTTGCCAGGAACACTCTTCCAGTAGGTGTTCACAAAGCGCTCATCATCACGCCACACTGTTTGCATACAACCTGGCGGCAGTGGGCCTTCCACAGCCACCACACCCTTTTGATTCGGACCAGTAAGCTCCTCACCTGTTTGATCGTCCAGCAACTTCACGTCATACCCATAGACCGCTTTGCCGGGCGAGCCAAACTTGCTGACCACTTTTTCCACGCCGTTGCACAGCGCCAAAATGGGCCAGCCAGTTTCCGTTTGCCAGTAGTTGTCAATGATGGGCTTACCCAGGCCATCACTGATCCACTGTGCAGTGGGCTCATCCAATGGTTCGCCCGCCAAGAACAGTGCACGCAGGCTGGACAGATCATATTTGGAGAGCAAGGTCGGATCTTGCTTTTTCAGCACCCGGATGGCAGTGGGTGCACTGAACATCACGGTGACCTTGTATTTTTCGACCAGGCTCCACCAAATTCCGCCATCGGGACGAATTGGCAACCCCTCATACATGATGGTGGCCATCCCTGCAATTAACGGACCATAAATGATGTAACTGTGTCCTACGACCCAGCCAATGTCGCTTGTGGAAAAGTAAGTTTCACCAGCATTACCCGCGTAGATATGTTTCATGCTGGCAGCAAGTGCTACACAATAACCACCAGTGTCCCGTTGTACGCCCTTGGGCTTGCCGGTCGTACCACTGGTATAGAGCGTGTAACTGGGATGGGTGGAGTCCACCCATTCGCATTCGACCACGGTATTGAGATTCTTGTCCCGCAACGGTGCCCACAGTTTGTCACGCCCATCCACCAAGGCCATGGGAACCAGACCACGATCCACCAGCAGCACGGATTCTGGTTTGTATTTGGACAGGTTGATGGCCTCGTCCAACAGAGGTTTGTAGGCCACCGCCTTGCCACCGCGCGAACCTGCATCTGCACTAATGATGACCTTGGGCTCGGCATCTTCAATGCGCGAAGCCAGAGAACCCGAGGCAAAACCGCCAAACACCACCGAATGAATGGCACCGATACGGGTGCAAGCCAGCATGGCAAAGGCAGCCTCGGCAATCATTGGCATGTAAATTAATACGCGATCACCTTTTTGCACCCCCAACTCTTTCAGAACTGCAGCCATACGCTGGACTTCAGCATGCAAGTCACGGTAGGAATACACCTTTTCCTGATTGGTCTCAGTGGACACAAAAATCAATGCAGCCTGATCAGCACGATCTTTCAGGTGACGATCCACAGCGTTGTGGCACAGATTGGTGATACCACCGACAAACCATTTTGCAAAAGGTGGATTGCTGTAATCACATACTTGCTGAGGTTGAACTTTCCAATCCACCAATTGGGCTTGCTCACCCCAAAAACCGTCACGGTCAGTGAGAGAACGTTGATGAAATGCGGCATACGTGGTCATAGGCGGTCTCCAATGTTTATAGATAAACTGAATTCATAATTATGAACGTTGAACTTGCAATACCCTGACTCGGAAAAAATGTCTTCTTCAAAAGAATTCATCCAGAGACATTGGCCAGGGCAATTTTTCACTTAAACCAGTTGAAATAAAATTTTGATAGCAGTCTGCGCTTATCAGACAAGGGCTACATAGCTATTTGATCAAACTCTGCACTATTTTGAAATGTGGATGCTCTGCACTGCGCAACCATTCAAAAATTACCATCTCCGTGGTCATCAATTCGGCACCAGCGCCCGCCAACCGGTCAAATGCGGCATCTCGATTGCGCTCGGTTCGAGAACTGCAGGCATCGGTCACGACCCATACATCAAACTCATCTTCAAGCAAATGCAATGCTGTTTGCAACAAACACACATGTGCTTCGCAACCCGCAATCACGATATTGTTGCGCTCGGTGGGCGTATTGGATGGTTTTTGTAAATGCTTAGGCAAACTGCGCGCATTGCCCACAGGGGCTTTCAGGGGGGGCCGCAACCACTCTCCCAAACCTTCTTCAACACCACTGAATTGCATCTTGGCTAACGTGCGCTGACACAAGGTTCGTAACTCTGGTGGGTTTTCACCCAGTTTGGATGGATTTTGCTCGGTACCCCACACCGGAACCTGTAGTTGTTTGGCTGCTTGTGCCAATATGCTCGCATTGGTCAACACCAACTGAGCTTCAAAAATAGCGGGCATCAATCGGGACTGGTAATCAACCAGAACCAATTGGGAAACTTCAACATCAAGCAACATGACAAGCTTTCGGTAAATGGATCAAATCGGAATAAACCTTAGATTGTCCATCAGGTGAACTGGCATTGGAACAGGCAGAAAATCCACAGACATTGCACAACTTGAACGACTCATCTCATGCCACCACCACGCTTTCAAACATGGGATAAAGCGTATCCACCCATGTATCAACTTCTGCCTCGCTGATCTGCAAAAAGGCCAGGCATTCAGACCCATGACGCAGCCACTCGCGCTGATCCTTGACCCCTTCATGGCGCGCCACCAAATGATCCGCAATGGCGGCAATGGCAACCAGTTGGCGTACGTCCATGGCTACGGCGGCATCATGCAGCACTGAAAAGTCATGGTGCAGTCGCACCGCATGGGCAATGACCTGGGGCAAGCGCCAAGTTCTGGCCACGATGGCCCCGACCACCGCATGATCCGTTCGGTGCGCAGCATTCTCGGTCTGGATAAAGGTGCGATCCTGGCGTGCCATGGCTTCCACCAGGGTGCCACTGTAGCCGCGGATGCCCTGCAGCATCACAGGAATTCCGACATGAAAAAACAAGCCACAGGTCTTGGCCACGTCCACGTCCACGCCATACATTTGCCGGGCAATGTGTGCCATGGCCATGGAGCGACGTGTGGAAGACTCCCAGAAATGCTCGATCAGCGTGGGGTCGATACGAATGGCGTGACGCAGCAAAAAACCGGTTAATAAGGATGCGGTCGGCCGCATACCCAGCATTGATACCGCCTGCGCCACTGAACTCACGGGCTCACGCCGGGCATACAACGGGCTGTTGGCGATGCGAATCAGTGCCGCCGTCATGGCCACATCGCTGGCCGCAATGGCCGCAATGGCCTGTGGATCAGGGTCAGCCTGATTGAGCTCGGCCTGCAACTGCACCAACAATTGCGGGCATGGTGGAATAACAATGTCTTTGACCGGGCCAGCTTCTCTGACGTGATCAAGTTCGCGATTAATGTCCTGGGCATTCATGCATGGGTCTCCTGCCCGTGGATTATTGCTGCAAATATAGCTTCAGCTTTACGCTCTGCGCTCGATCAGATGGCGCTGCACACCAGCCCATTGCACCAAGGAGTTTGAATCAAGTGGTCGAGCAAAGAAATAACCTTGCAACTCTTCACAACCCAGCGCCGTCAGTTGTTGGGCCTGTCCCTGATTTTCAACACCCTCCCCAACCAGACGCAAACCCAGTTCGTGCCCTAGAGCGATTGTGGCACGCACAATGGCCATATCTGCAGGATCGTCCAGCATATCGCGCACAAATGACTGGTCAATCTTGAGCTTGTCAATCGGAAAACGTTTCAAATACGCCAGACTGGAATAGCCTGTACCAAAATCGTCAATAGACAGCATCACCCCCAACTCTTTGATGGCTTGCAAAGTGCCAACCGCCAAGTGCGAGTTGTGCATCAAATGCGACTCCGTGATCTCCAATTCGAGCTGACTTGGTTCACAGCGATATTGCACAATGTAGCTGCGCAGCAAATCTAGCAAACCCGGATCAGCCAACTGCACAGCCGACAGGTTAATGGCCATGACCCAATGGCCGTACCCGGCATCACGCCAAGCAGACCATTGCGCACAAGCCTGTTGCAAAACCCAAGTGCCAATGGGTTTGATCAGCCCGGTTTCTTCCGCTACAGGGATAAACCGGGACGGAGGCACCTGACCCAGCTCAGGGTTGTACCAGCGCAATAACGCTTCCACGCCCACCATCTGGCCAGTTTGTGCATCTATCTTGGGCTGATACAGCAGTGTGAACTCCTGATGCTCCAAGGCCGACTTGAGATGCTGCTCCAGCATTTGACGTTCATGAACGACTTGATCAATCGAGACATCAAACAAACAAGCTGCATCACGGCCACTCGATTTGGCGTTGTACATGGCAGCGTCGGCACGGCGCATCAATTCGTCACGATCCGTACCATCTTGCGGATAGGTGGCGACACCCACACTACATGACACGTTGAGCTCTTGTCCCTCCACCAGATGAACCTGTCTGATTAATGGAATGATGCGCTGTTCGGCTTGTTGGTGGGCCTGGGTTACATCTTTGAGTCCACGCAAAATCACCACAAATTCGTCACCGCCCAAGCGGCTCACCAGGTCTCCGCTACGCACGGCCTGCAACAAGCGTGAAGCCACCGAACGCAACAAGCCATCACCGATGTGATGGCCCAGGGTGTCATTGATGAGTTTGAACCGATCCAGATCGATAAAAAGTACGGCAATACACTCTCCGGTGCGACGTGCCTGGGCCAAAGCCGCATCCAATGTTTCGATACACAAAGAACGGTTGGGCAACTCGGTCAAAACATCATGATGAGCCAAAAATTTAACCCGATCCTCGGCCTTTTTACGGTCAGTGATATCGATACAAATCCCGATGTAATGCGACACCACCTCCTGCCGGGTGGCATCACGTACCGCTGAAATCATTAGTAACGCAGGATAGGTTTGACCACTTCGCGTGGTCAAACGCACCTCTCCCTGCCATTCATTGCGCCGCTCAATGGCTATCGCAATTTCCTGACCAATTTCAAACCCGTTCGCATCTGGGAAACTGGTCAACAGGCTGGAGAGCTGCTCCCCAAGCACTTCATAAAAATCATAAGAAGTAGCCTTGCAGAAGGCTTGATTCACACTGAGTATTTTTTGCTGGGCATCCATGATGATGATGCCCTCTGACGAAGCTTCAAACACCTTGGCCCACAACTGCAAGCGCTGCTCCATAAGTTTGAGCACGTTGATGGGCGTGAAGCTGGTCAGTACTGCGTCCACACCTTGAAACCGAACGCGCCTTGCCGACAACACCGCCCATGACGGTTCAGCTCCACCCAACCAGCGCACCTCGAACTCATCCACCCTGTCATGGTCAGCCAGGCGCTGGAAAAAACGGGCTCGCACACCGGGTTCCAGACCATATCGCCACGGGTCGGCACTGCGCCCCTCCAGCCATGGTTTGGCGGGTTCATTGGCATGCAGCACATGGTGATCAGGAATGGAAGTCACCACCATGGCAATAGGCATGGCTTCCACTAACTCAGTTTGCGCCTGGGCCGCACGCGCACTGGCAGCCAACTCTTGTTGTACCTCCCGATCATGATCCAATTGCGCCAGCATGCCGTTGAATGTGGTGACCAAGTGACCAATCTCATCTTCACTGGCCCAGCGCGCACGTAATGCATAGTTACTGCTTTGACGCACTTTCTCGGCCACACTTGCCAATTGTTTGAGTGGACTAGAAATCTGTCGTGCCACGGTGTACACCAGACTCAAAATCCCCACCAGCAACAACAATGCTGTTCCCAGATGCAACCACATGCGGGCAAACAGCCCATCCACTCGCAGCCTCAACAAGACATCCAACTCACGAGATGTCAATTGCCATGTTTTATCCAAAGTCTGCAGACCTTGCTGATGAACGGCATTAAAGTCTTCCAGATTGATGTGGATGGCATCTTTTTGCGCAGCATCCCGCACCAAACTCAAAATCAACTCAATATGCTTCACCAATTCCTGATTCGCGCCTTCCAGACGTGTTTTCAAGACGGGAGAACCAGCGGTGAATGCCTGCAGGTAATCAGAGCTGATACCTTGCAAAATAGCATCGAGTCGACCGGCAAGAATAAGCAGCGTGGATGCTTGCAAACTGGCCGCTGACGGTGTGCGACTGGCCTGACTCATAGCCACTGCAGCCTCGTTCATCACCTCAAGCAACTCGGGGAATCGCAACACCACCAAAGACATGCTGTAGTAGCTATCCAGATCAGGATCCAGAATCAGGTTGGACTGATTACCTACTGTCGTCAGCAAGGTACGCGCCTGGCTGATCAATTCCTTGCGCCCAGACTCTTCGGAGCTGTTAGGCGACACATAAACTTGCCATGCGCTCGCTACCGACTGGGATATTTCGGTCGTTTTAAGGGTCGCATCGCTGAGCACTCTCTGGGCATCAAACTTATTAAACCGCTCCAAGGTTTGGGCTGATTGGGCTGCATTTCCGATCAGTGCAGGAAAAAGAAAATCGCGTACGCTGTCGCAGTAAGCCACGCCAACGATTTCTTTGCGGGTGAAATCAATGGCCAAGTATTTCTCGTGAACCAAAATTCCAGAAATGTAGATGACCGTGGTCAAATCCAACAAATAAATCAGTGTGAGTTTGCGGCTCACACTCAAGCGCCCCAGCCAGTTGACAAAGGGTTTAAAAAAATGCATCGCTTGCTCTGCGCAACCTACCCAGGGTTGAATTTAAACCGCTGAAGGCACCAAAAAATCCCGGCTGATATGCGCGCCCAAATCGTTCACACGGTCTAAAAACTGCGTCAGATACGCATGCAATCCGGTAGCCAGAATCTCGTCAATACGGCCATATTGCAACTCTGCGCGCAATTTGCCGGCACGGCGCTGTGTTTCACCCGATTGGTCATTCGACACCATTTTCAAATTGCCCACCACTTCGTTCAGACTGGCATGTAAAGAACGCGGCATGTCAGGTCGCAAAATCAGCAACTCAGCCACACGCTCAGGCTTGATCACATCACGGTAGACTTTGCGGTAGACCTCAAAGCCGCTGACACTGCGCAAAATGGCGCTCCAGTGGTAAAAGTCGTATTCCTGATCTTTCACATTGGCGGTACCATAAAAATCACTTTCCACCGCGTGAAATTTCACATCCACCAAGCGGGCGGTGTTGTCAGCCCGCTCCAGAAAAGTACCCAAGCGCATGAAATACAGCGCTTCGTCCATCAGCATGGTGCCCACCGTCACCCCACGTGACAAATGTGAGCGGAACTTGACCCACTCAAAAAACTGGGACGGGTCGGTCTCAAACTCACCAGCCTTAAGCATGCGTTTGACTTCCAGCCAAGTCTGGTTTTGGGTTTCCCACACCTCGGTGGTGAGCGTGCCACGCACAGCACGGGCATTTTCGCGGGCCGCACTCAGGCAAGACACGATGCTGGAAGGATTGCTTTCGTCTTTAACCATGAAGTCCATCACACCTTTAGCCGTGATATCCCCATGCTTCTCTCGGTAGGTGGGCAACAGCTCACTGATGGACAACAAGCCTTGCCAACCTGCCTTTGCAACTGCATCAGACTGCGGCAGCAAAGAAGTTTGGTAATTCACATCAAGTAACCGGGCAGTGTTTTCGGCACGTTCGGTGTAGCGATTCATCCAAAAAAGGTGGTCGGCGGTGCGTGACAACATACTGTATATCCTCGATATTAATAGCGCATAACGCTTATTCCATGAGCCTTATAGCCCGATATTCACTAAATTAATTGCACTTTGCTATTAGCTTTGGCTTTGGCTTTGGCTTGTATTGACATCATCTTCCAGAATCCACGTGTCTTTTGTACCGCCACCCTGTGACGAGTTGACGACAAGTGAACCCTCTTTGAGTGCCACACGGGTCAAACCACCCGGCACCATTTGCACTGATTTGCTGGTCAGCACATAAGGCCGCAAATCAATGTGACGCGGGGCAATACCACTCTCGACAAAGGTAGGGCAACTGGACAGGCTCAGGGTCGGCTGGGCAATGTAGCCACCAGGGTTTGCCTGGACAGCCTTTTTAAAATCCTCCACTTCGGCTTTGGTCGCCGCAGGGCCAACCAACATGCCGTAGCCGCCAGCACCGTGCACCTCTTTGACCACCAAGTCTTTCATATTGGCCAGCACATAACCCAAGTCATCCTTGTTGCGGCACATATAGGTTGGCACGTTGTTCAAAATGGGTTTTTCACCCAGGTAGAACTCAATCATCTTGGGCACATAGGGGTAAATCGACTTGTCATCGGCAACTCCCGTGCCTACGCCATTACAGATGTTGATATGACCCGCCTTGTAAACATCCAGCAATCCCGCACAACCGAGTGTGGAGTTCGGACGAAATACCTTTGGATCCAGAAAATCATCATCTACACGACGATAAATCACGTCTACACGTTGTGGTCCACGGGTGGTGCGCATGTAGCAGAAGTTGTCTTTGACAAACAAATCCTGCCCCTCAACCAGTTCCACACCCATTTGCTGCGCCAGGAACGCATGCTCAAAATAAGCACTGTTGTACATACCGGGTGTGAGCACCACCACGGTCGGCTCAGCGGTTGTTGCCGGGCTGCTTTCACGCAGGGTTTCCAGCAGCAAATCAGGGTAATGCGCAATCGGTGCAACGCGGTGGGCACTGAACAGGTCGGGGAAAAGCCGCATCATCATCTTGCGGTCTTCCAGCATGTAGCTCACCCCGCTGGGCACGCGCAGGTTATCTTCCAGCACGTAGTACTCGCCATTACCCTTGGCATCAGGCGCACGCACGATGTCAATGCCGGAGATTTGCGAGTACACGTTGTTGGGCAAATCCACCCCCATCATTTGTGGTCGGAACTGGGCGTTGTTTTCAATCTGCTCGCGGGGAATCAGACCCGCCTTCAATATCTCCTGGTCATGGTAGACATCATGCAGAAAGCGGTTCAAGGCAGTGACACGCTGCTCCAGACCACGCTCCATGCTGTGCCATTCGTGTGCGGGAATGATGCGCGGAATCAGGTCAAACGGAATCAGGCGCTCGGTACCCGCACCGTCTTCGTCTTTTTCGCCATAGACCGCAAAGGTGATGCCAACACGGCGAAAGATCATCTCGGCCTCTTCACGACGCTTGGCCATCATGTCGCCCGGTTGGCGGGCTAGCCATTCATCGTAGATTTTGTAGTGATCACGAATCTGCTTGCCTCCAGAGAAAAACTCATAGGGCAGTTGGGTGTACATCTCGTCAAATTTCTGCATCATTTTCACTCCTGGGTACAGCTTAGCAAGCTTTGGGCCATCTTC is a window of Rhodoferax lithotrophicus DNA encoding:
- the odhB gene encoding 2-oxoglutarate dehydrogenase complex dihydrolipoyllysine-residue succinyltransferase, which translates into the protein MAIVEVKVPQLSESVAEATLLQWKKKVGDAVAVDEILIDVETDKVVLEVPAPSAGVIVEIVQPDGSTVAADQLIARIDTEAVAGAAASAPAPASVAAAPVVAASVAAAAGNSMAGVAMPAAAKLMADNNLAAGSVPGSGKDGRVTKGDVLAAVVAPKVVAAPAVPARAAAPLLPQVAAPVGRLAEQLAGRPEQRVPMTRLRARVAERLLQSQSTNAILTTFNEINMAPVMDMRKRMQDRFEKEHGVKLGFMSFFVKAAVHALKKFPVLNASVDGNDIVYHGYFDIGIAVGSPRGLVVPILRNADQMSFADIEKKIAEFGAKARDGKLGMEEMTGGTFSISNGGTFGSMMSTPIINPPQSAILGVHATKDRAMVENGQVVVRPMNYFALSYDHRIIDGREAVLGVVAMKEALEDPARLLFDI
- a CDS encoding propionate--CoA ligase; this translates as MTTYAAFHQRSLTDRDGFWGEQAQLVDWKVQPQQVCDYSNPPFAKWFVGGITNLCHNAVDRHLKDRADQAALIFVSTETNQEKVYSYRDLHAEVQRMAAVLKELGVQKGDRVLIYMPMIAEAAFAMLACTRIGAIHSVVFGGFASGSLASRIEDAEPKVIISADAGSRGGKAVAYKPLLDEAINLSKYKPESVLLVDRGLVPMALVDGRDKLWAPLRDKNLNTVVECEWVDSTHPSYTLYTSGTTGKPKGVQRDTGGYCVALAASMKHIYAGNAGETYFSTSDIGWVVGHSYIIYGPLIAGMATIMYEGLPIRPDGGIWWSLVEKYKVTVMFSAPTAIRVLKKQDPTLLSKYDLSSLRALFLAGEPLDEPTAQWISDGLGKPIIDNYWQTETGWPILALCNGVEKVVSKFGSPGKAVYGYDVKLLDDQTGEELTGPNQKGVVAVEGPLPPGCMQTVWRDDERFVNTYWKSVPGKLVYSTFDWGVRDADGYYFILGRTDDVINVAGHRLGTREIEESIAAHPNIAEVAVVGVADQLKGQVAMAFAVVKDASLVADETSALKLEAEIFKLVDRDLGAVARPARVRFVTVLPKTRSGKCLRRAITAVCEGRDPGDLTTMDDPAALQQIKDLVSAR
- a CDS encoding 2-oxoglutarate dehydrogenase E1 component; amino-acid sequence: MSETNTVYQAYQANTYLFGGNAPYVEEMYENYLANPGSVPDTWRDYFDALQHVPAVDGSNAKDVPHQPVIDAFAQRAKAGGTKVVVASVDAEMGRKRTSVQQLIAAYRNVGASWADLDPLKRTERPNIPELDPSFYGFKDADQEIVFDTSNTFFGKDKMPLRELLNALRETYCSTIGAEYMYLTDQTQKRWWQQKLESVRSKPNFNADQKKHILDRLTASEGLERFLHTKYVGQKRFSLEGGESFIAAMDQLIQQAGGLGVQEIVIGMAHRGRLNVLVNTLGKMPADLFAEFDHTAPEDLPAGDVKYHQGFSSDVTSPGGPVHLSLAFNPSHLEIVNPVVEGSVRARMDRRADPTGRQVLPVLVHGDAAFAGQGVNQETLALAQTRGYTTAGTVHIIINNQIGFTTSDPRDYRSTLYCTDIVKGVEAPVMHVNGDDPEAVVMAMQWALEYRMEFRKDVVLDIICFRKLGHNEQDTPALTQPLMYKKIAQHPGTRRLYADKLAAQGLGATLGDDMVKAYRAAMDAGRHTVDPVLTNFKSKYAVDWTPFLGKKWTDAGDTSIPMAEWKRLADKITTIPASVNPHPLVKKVYDDRAAMGRGDIPVDWGMGEHMAFASLVASGYPVRLSGEDCGRGTFTHRHAVIHDQSREKWDVGTYVALQNVAENQAPFVVIDSILSEEAVLGFEYGYASNDPNTLVIWEAQFGDFANGAQVVIDQFIASGEVKWGRVNGLTMMLPHGYEGQGPEHSSARVERFMQLAADTNMQLVQPTTASQIFHVLRRQMVRNLRKPLVIFTPKSLLRHKDAASPLSEFTKGSFQTIIPDNKALKAEKVKRVVVCSGKVFYDLSKKREEKGLDDVAILRVEQLYPFPHKAFAAELKKYPNATEVVWTQDEPQNQGAWFFVQHYIHENMLEGQKLGYSGRAASASPAVGYSHLHQEQQKALVDGAFGKLKGFVLTK